The nucleotide sequence CAGGCGGGTCACCGGATTGGCCTATTCAAATCCACTACTGGTGTTGCACCTTGTACTTGTTTATTCCACTTGACTGTTAGCAAAGCATGTCTAACCTAATTATTGCCCTGTTGGCAtccgacctgggttcaaatactactttGAGTCATTTGAAATACTTCATATGTGCTTGATGTAGCTTACCTGgttcaatggaaccaatagaatagtcccaaaacGTCACCCTGCCCATCTGGCGCTAGCCCCGGCAGGCTAAAGCTAACAGACCTgtatttgaatccaggtctgaCTGGCACTGTGCATGTACAGGTCCATACCTCCGATTTCTCATAGGCTACTTCTTAAAACCTCTCTCCTTTCAATTGTAATCCTCAGTGAAAAGCAGCTCATCTGTGTGAGAAATCCAGGATAAAAATAACAAGCGAGGTGTCAGCAGTTTTGAAGGTGTTTgttttgatttgtgtgtgtgtgtgtgtgcgtgcgtttccAGGCCATCGCTCGTAAGTTGCAGGAGAAGGagatgaaggaggagaggaagcgaCAGAAGCAGCTGGAGGCCAACTTTGAGGAAGAGTACTACGAGGATAAAGGAGGTGGGTAGAGCGCCCCCTGTCTGTCTCAGGGATCCAGGGTTCTATTCCTCTGTTGTTGGAGGGACGGATATAGCTGGGGTACGTGCACACGTGCAGTCATTCACACGTGCATGTGTGTCAGGGTGGGGTGGGTCATTATGGCGAGGGGTGGATTGGAAAGgtcatacagtgtgtgtgtgtgtgtgttcttggtcAGGGATGGAGATGCACGAGGTGTGTTTGGAGAGGTGCGTGAGTTACTGTAGGGTTGATTTTTAGGACGAGGATTTAGGAGGGCTGTTTCATAGTTGACCTTGAGGGTGCGTACTGCGTAGGTACTAAGGTAAAAAGGAGTCGTTTGTCAtcgctcgctttctctctcttgttcgcacacacacacactgtggtttTGCTCCTTAGTGAGCTGAGACGGTGCTTTGCAGGGCTGCGAGAGCAGCTTTGACTTGACTGCAGCGACAAGGCTCCATTTTAAACAGTTCGAAGCTTGCCTACTGTCAGAATAATCAAGAGACTTGAAGGGTCTTTTTGGCAGTTAATGTTTCTTTCATAGTGGGTTCCagcctcctcatccccctgcctTAAAACAGTAAGACATTTGTCGTTAATCATTTTAATATGTCTCATTGGGAAGTGTTGGTGGGATTTGGGCATTTTACCTTATTCACGGAGGCCTTAGTGGTGGAAGCTCTTTCAGGCCTCACAGCTAGatgcacaggtgtgtgtgtgtgtgtgtgtgtgtgtgtgtgtgtgtgtgtgtgtgtgtgtgtgtgtgtgtgtatgagcaggcggtgtgtgtgtgtgcagggggtATTTTTAATTGGTTTCTTTAATGTTCTTCAACACCCCGTAAAACCCAGGTCACAGTGGGACCCGGTAGGCTGAGCTTTTCTGCAGGCCCAGCCCCACCTATTTAGACAGAAGACAAGGAGGAATATTTGCCCAGGACCGCTCTCTATTTCACCTAACGATTGGATTAAATCTTCTCTCCAAAGCGattttttctttcttcttcttcttaaagAAACAGAATAGTCAGGGATTTCGTACTAATCTACACAAAGCTAAGGCTGTGGTTACAGTATGTAGGTTAGGTGtggacgacacacacacaggttttccCTCCGTCTCTGTGTTGACATGAACAGGGTTGAAGGGACGGTCACTGCTGTCAGGAATTGTCTGCTGTCTCGTCATCCCACACGGATCTCTACTTTCCTAGTGCGAGGCATTTTTCTGTATCCATAAACCGTCTCAGAGTTGCCGTGCTGATCTTTTCTCCCGATTTTAGATtacaatgaataagattacatggacaggagggagacctgatcctagatcagcactcctgctcGCTGAGATGCTTTGTGAGTATGGGCCAAGAACTAAAGCCTCGTATACACTACTAcattgtgtgtgtacatgctgtCTGGCTGAGCATTTTAAAATCTCAAATatccatacatacacacacactctgccatGTCTTATCTCTGGCGGGTCGTGTGATTGGCTTGCCCCTCTCAGGaagtgagggaaggagggggcgCTGCTGTGTTTGTCTTAATCCTCCAAAATCGGGAGAGAAACGGTTGGTTTAATGCTCAGCCTCTTCTACGCAGATAAGCCattggaaagagaggaggggagagaagtgggaagagagggagaggagacaggaaggAAGACGAGATATCCAGGCTTTGCCGCTGTTTTTTTAATTAAACCACAGAAATAGGCTAGGGAGAATAATTTCCAAAATGTTGCGTTTTCGAGCATGACAACTGTTCACCTTTTTCAGGATACTCAGTACCGACTTAGTTGGCTAATACATCTTTGGCAGATGACTGACAGAAAAGTAGGCTAGGTCCTCAAGATACCGTTGGAGAGCAGCCCGGGTTGAGGGTGGAACTTTTTTCAAAGATGACTTCACTTCAGCGTCATTTTAAGGAAACATTAGGACTTTAAATGTGTTGACGTAGGTTTCTATATTCCCTCGCCTCGCTCTCATTTCAAAAGTTAAACATAAACAGTTGTTTCAGTTGACGAGATTAGCTTCACCAACAGCTGCAGGATGACCGACGTTCCATTCAGCTGACAGGCTTTTTTGGGCCGGCGACCCCCACCATATAAAAAAGTGACGTAATCAAAGGCCATTGTTTACTTTTTTAATTTGGGGGGGCTATGACTGTCTATTACAAATCGTATCTGAAGGaagtatggtttgaagtgactgaaTTGCATCAATAAGGAAAGTGTCTGGTGATATTCCGTGTAGATAAGAACAGCATCGTTGatgttcacccccccccccaccccccccccccgtctgatTTCCGTGCCTGGTCTTGTCCGTGCTGTCCTGCGCGGCTTGAGGGGAAACGGTCTTTTCTTTCAGTGATGGGGTTATAATATTTTGTAGCTTAAAATGTTCGAAAGATAGCCACgtgtaggaagaaaacagaaacgGATCTGTTACAACCTCATCTAGCGGCTACTGGTTCTATGAACCAAGCATGAAtttgatttatatatattttttcaaatcaGATAACCCCACCCCCCAATAATCGTCTGATAATTTTTTTATAGCTTTAaagaaatatatagatatttttgacTGTTCAATTTCAAGTGCCTCCGACCACAGTTCAATACGAAGCTATTGATTTGCATCTCTTCGGTACGACGCACTCCAAGAGGTTTGTCTGTCACATATTACTATACTATGTCCATATTGTTCCATTACTTTCTCGTGGATGTCACTCACTGATTGTCATAACATGAATGCATGCATGTCATCCCTTCTCCCTGCCTGAGGTGCTTGGAGCAGTAGCTTGGTTTTACCTCGGCTATAGATGTACAGGGATCGGCTAACTAGCCCTCCACGTTGGCTTCAAACTTCCCATGATCATAACATCCCACTCTGCATTCTAACTCGGATCCGATTGTCTGGGAATATTTGGAGCCAAAATGGCACCCATTTAATGATCAAACTTAAGGTTTGCCGAAACTGTACGAAATATCCATGGCTCAACATTTAAACATTGTCCATGATGAACCCTCACTGTCCTTACATGCAGGTGCTGTGACTTAACTAACCCTGTGTGTTCACTAACCAACCCAGTTCTGCTCACATCTGCCATTGTCTTGTTCCATCCATCCATGTCTTCCTTCCACATCGACCCCCTCCCTCAACCCAGCCATCCGAGCCCCTCTGGACCTGGATGACAAACCCAGGCGACCTGGTTCGAACTCCCACTCCCCTGAGTCGCATCCCCTTACCCCGGGCTCACGACGCGACCTCTCCCCCAAGTACGTTTCTTTTGAGCCTAGCAGGACCAGATACCCCCTATACGACTCTGTGGAGCCTAGCACCAGCGGACGTTCCCGATCCCCCGAGCACCATTTAGAGAGTAGGGGAGGGGGTAGTAGGGGCAAGCATGGAGACCCATACCCCGAGGACCACCTCTCCAATAGCAGGGGGAAACATGGGGGCAGTTACCCAGACTACCACCACCCCACCGAGGGTAGAAGTAGAGGGAAGGGGGGCCAGAGGGGCCGAGACCCCCAGGGGTCCCAGTCCACCTACCCAGACAGCCGTGAGCCCAGGAgacacagggaggagaggggggatgagggagagcgggtggtggtgaggaggaaggagaggcccGCCCGGCCGCCCCCGCCGTCCCACAACCCTGTGGAGGGAGACGAGgcctgggagagagaaagagagcgggagtGGGAGAAAGACCGGCAAAGAGAACccaggagagacgaggagagggagagggacgccCCGAGACACGAGGAGAGATCGCGAGACGGACAGAGGCATGGGCAGCGATCGCAAGACCAAGAGCATAGCCGAGACAAACACAGAGAAAAAGACAGACGCCGAGAGAGAACCAAGAGCAGGGAGCGAGGTCTGGATGAAGACTATTACGAGCCCATACCCAGCAGCCACAGCCGGGCCTGGACTGTTGGTGGGGAGGAAGGCCCTGGGGATGAGGGGGAGTGGGGGCCCATGGCCAGGCTCCACTCTGGCCCCAGTGAGCTGTGTGAGGAGGCCAGGAGCCCCCGCCCCGGCGtgatgaggggggagaggagaggtcacAGGGACCCTGGGGAGGGGCCCAGCATGGGCACGGAGCGCTCCTACACGCACCCCGCTCCCAGGGAGCCAGGTACGGCGCAGCGCCGGGCCCATGGTCAaccgtgtgtggtgtgtgcatgtgcagCCTTGGCCCATTGCTGAGAGCTGCTGGTGGTGGTTTTGGCTCCCTAACACAATACTTACTAATCATACACTTATCTTCCTCTTCAtcatcttcttcctctccttgGTGTGGCGGGTTTCACTCCTTCCCGTATCTGATTATCATTATGGTGACGATTCCACTGTAGTTCACAATAAAAGTCTCTGATTCACAATAAAATTCCCATGGTGGGAAACTGATGTGAATCAGCTGCTGGTGTTGATGGCTGAATCTAGGGGGGTGGGGAGTTGTGATTTGAGCTCAATGGATCCAGTTACAAATCGGGAAACGCAACATGACAGATGGTCCAGATAGAAATGTACTGTGTAGAACAGATATGATTCCATTATTTGTCAGCTTGTATACATTACATTTCTGTCTTGAACCTTCTAATTCTAGTCCTCAAGGGCTTCCGTCGGTGTGCAGTGTTTATAGCCCTACTCCCCACAACTGATCCAAGTACTGGCATCGATTTGTCCAAACGCAAATCTACTGTCTCGGACCATAAATTAAAACATGCCAGTGACTTAATCTAGTAGACACTGCACTACAGCCCTGGAGGAATCAGAGTTGGGGATACCATCAGAGTTGGGGATACTGTGGTTACGTCGACTCGACATACATCTGTATTAACTTGTATGTGGCGCCCCCTGCAGGTCGTATCGTGCAAGGAGGACCAGGGGGTCGCGGCGCAGTGGTGGTCGGAGGGGAGTACGGGATGGGCGAGGCCACCCAGGGCATCGCCAAGCTGGATCTGAGGGAGCAGGAGATCCTGGACATGGAGGTGGCCCGGAAACTACAGGAGGAGGAGGTCAAGGTGAGAGGACTGGTCAGCGAGTGAATGACGACCTCATTGTCAATTTAACAACAGAATTTATGTATTGGCGATATCCTGACCAGTCTACATTCAGTAGACCTCAGCTTTGTATTGTGCTGTGTAGCTTCATGTCTCAGAAGTCTTTGAGGAAGGTCTTCGTCTCGACATGGTCACCTCCTATGTTGTCATGATAATGCCTAGGGATAATAATGTTCAGTACCGACGAGGGGGGGGGAAATGTGACTCAAACTTGGCTTCTAATCGTTTTTTTCCGGGTTCCAGGCGAGCAAGATGGACAAGCGCGCAGCCCAAGTGGCTCAGGATGAGGTAAGGATGTGGCCGCTTCTCTCGGTCTGGAAACTTCCGTCTTTACAGACTGACTTCACTCcaaaatctctctctcgctcactttatcgcgctctctttctcttctctctctctcattttctctcactGTCTTGCCCTGTCTCTCACGGTCACTGAAGTCTCGACTTTCACCTCATCAATAAAGCCAGCTATTGAGTGTGACAGTGGTTTGCCTTTGTTAAATAAATGATGTCCCCGTGGTCCATTTATTCTCTTTGGTCAGTTTTAATCTGGGGTTATCACATTTCACCACATCATGGGTTATAGCACCTATCAGTGTATACTGCCAGATAACATATGAAGCAGCACTACTGTATGTGCCTGAAAAGTTCAATCTGGGATTGGAAAAACAACAGTGGGTACCAAGCCACTTGTTTAGGTAAACCGCTGAgcgatggggctggagaaaatgTTACCGCTCTCAAATTCATTGGGACAAGGAGTGCGTCTGTTATGTACTAGAGCTGTTTAGCAAACCAGGTTGTGTTGGCGCTGTCAGGAGATAGCCCGGCTGCTGATGGAGCAGGACAAGAAGGAGTACAAGAAGTCCAGggagaaggagaagcaggggatgaggccagaagagagggggatgaggctGGAAGAGAGGAGGCGGCCAGAGGGAGGAGACTTCAAGGTGACTGGACTTCTTCGCATCGTTTTTCTGGACGAGATGACTTTATGATTAGTAACACTTTGACTTTAGCACTACATGTACAGTATTTTGATAGTTGTCAAGATGGTATGTGTTCAATACTGTAATGTTTGTCCCTCATATAGATGCATGTATTttaactgttgtgctgattatgATCTGGTTTTGACATAGGAGTGCTGTAGTAAGAGAACCACGGTGTATTGGCACAGTTTATGGTGCCTGTTTTTTTTGTCAATTTGTTGATGATGGATtcctgtctgtatgtgtgttccagTCAAACTCGGAGGAGGTAGTGCGTACCAGGTCCCGAGAGGAGGAGTACCAGAGGCACAGGAACCACCAAAAGCCTGCCAGGTATTTGTCTCACTCTGTTAGCTACAACAATGTAGAACACCTTATTACAACGTTGTAGCAccgattatgtgtgtgtgtgtgcatgtaaactcagcaaaaaaagaaacatcctcactgtcaactgcgtttattttcagcaaacttaacatgtgtaaatatttgtctgAACAAGATAagataacaagattcaacaactgagacataaactgaacaagttccacaaacatgtgactaacagaaatggaataatgtgtccctgaataaaggggggttcaaaatcaaaagtaacagccagtatctggtgtggtcaccagctgcattaagtactgcagtgcatctcctcatggactgcaccagatttgccagttcttgctgtgagatgttaccccactcttccaccaaggcacctgcaagttcccagacatttctgggggggaatgtccctagcccttacatccaacaggtcccagacgtgctcaatgggattgagatccgggctcttcgctggccatggcagaacactgacattcctgtcttgcaggaaatcacgcacagaacgagcagtatgcctggtggcattgtcatgctggagggtcatgtcaggatgagcctgcaggaagggtaccacatgagggaagaggatgtcttcaatgacaacaagctcagtccgatgatgcagtGACACACCGctacagaccatgacggaccctccacctccaaatcaatcccgctccagaccAATCCcgtttgacgataaacgcgaatccgaccatcacccctggtgagacaaaaccgcgactcgtcagtgaagagcactttttgccagtcctgtctggtccagtgacggtgggtttgtgcccataggcgacgttgttgccggtgatgtctggtgaggacctgccttacaacaggcctacaagccctccgtccagcctctctcagcctattgcagacaatctgagcactgatggagggattgtgcgttcctggtgtaactcgggcagttgttgttgccatcctgtgcctgtcccgcaggtgtgatgttcaggggtaccaatcctgtgcaggtggtctgccactgcgaggactatcagctgtccgtcctgtctccctgtagtgctgtcttaggcgtctcacagtacggacattgcaatttattgccctggccacatcggcagtcctcatgcctccttgcagcatgcctaaggcacgttcacgcagatgagcagggaccctgggcatctttcttttggtgtttttagagtcagtagaaatgcctctttagtgtcctaagtttcataactgtgaccttaattgcctaccgtctgtaagctgttagtgtcttaacgaccgttccacaggtgcatgttcattaattgtttatggttctttgaacaagcatgggaaacagtgtttaaacactttacaatgaagatctgtgaagttatttagatttttacaaatgatctttgaaagacagggtcttgaAAAGGGAGTTTATATGTTTACAAAAAATATTATATACATCCATAGATAGATACCTAGATAGAGtgcaagtcaaaagtttggacacctacacattcaagggtttttatttttacaattttctacattgtagaataatagtgaagatgtcaactatggaatcatgtagattttagattcttcaaagtagccacactttactttgacagctttgcacactttcattctatcaaccagctaatgaggaatacttttccaacagtcttgaaggagttcccacatatgctgagcacttgttggctgcttttcctaaactctgcggtcctactcatcccagaccatctcaattgggttgaggtcgggcgattgtggaggccaggtcatctgatgcagcagtccatcactctccttgggcaaatagcccttacacagcctggaggtttgttttgggtctttgtcctgttgaaaaacaaatgatagtcccactaagcgcaaactcatcagaccaaaggacagatttccatcggtctaatgtccattgctcgtgtttcttggcctgagcaagtttcttcttatttGTTTCcttttagttgtggtttctttgccacaattcaaccatgaaggcctgtttcacgcattctcctctgaacaattgatgttgagatgtgtctgttacttgaactctgaagcatttatttgggctgcaatttctgaggctggtaactctgaaCTTATCCTTttcctctgggtcttcctttcctgtggtggtcctcatgagagctagtttcatcatagagcttgatggtttttgcaactgcacttgatgAAAATGTAAAAGTTTTTGTAATTTTACATATTGACTGACAATGTCtaaaagtaatggactgtcatttctctttgcttattttagctcttcttgccataatatggacttggtcttttaccaaatagggctatcttctgtatactacacctaccttgtcacaacacatctgattggctcaaacgcattaattccacaaattaacaaggcgcacctgttaattgaaatgcattccaggtgaccgcctcatgaagctggttgagagaatgccaagagtgtgcaaagctgtcaaggcaaagggtggctactttgaagaatcccacatataaaatatatttggatttgcttactacatgattccatgtgttatttcgtagttgaggtcttcactattattccacaatgtagaaaatagtaaaaataaagaaaaacccttgaatgcttaggtgtgtccaaattgactggtactgtatgtatatatatatatatgcagtattaaagctgatctacccccccctTACACCTATTATTAATGCACCCCTTGTTACATTAGAAACACTTATTACACCAATATAATGTCCTTACAACATGATttgttctttctctcttgtctctcaGACCTCCTCAACCTCTTCCACATGACTACGAGAATGTGGAGACCAGCTACAGCTACTCAGAGAGCCACTACTCTTCCCGCACTCCAGCCAGACCTGAGGCTGCTTACAAAGGTCAGTCCAGCTACTGGAGGCCCCTGGCTGTGTTTGGGCCTTAACTTACATTACCTGATTAGATCAGCGTGTACATTGAGTGCAACGTTAGACTGGTTCAATAGGACTCCTATTGTCACGTGATCGTTTTAGTGCAGATTTAACCCTCTTTCCAATGGAGCTAACTATCCAGCATACCACATTGTTGACATGCGCTAAATGGATTAGTTAATTTCCTAAGAGAGATATTCCACTGTTTTGGATTCTctattgtacacacacacagttgtggtTGCAATGAAAAGTTGAAGCTTATGTCTGCTGTCTCTTTATGTCCGTCTCCTCCAGGTACCTATTACAGGCAGTGACCCAGGCTCCCTAAGTTATCCATCCGTGACTTTGTTGttcctttttttaaatatttttttttttactcgtcGTTGCTGTATTTGTAAAAACTCCCATCACTTTATGTTGACCAAGAGCCTTGGGACAATGTCACCTCGTCGTTGGCGGTGCGATTCTCCAGCATGTGCAGTTGGCCGAGAGTTCGGGAAGCGTGCTGCTGAGAGCTGAAACATACACGCTTTTATCTTgatctttttctttttttccttcTCGGTTTTCATCTTTCAATTGGCGCAACAGCCAAGACGACTCAAAGGAGATGCCTTGTGACATTTATCCTCCTGCTGGCTTTTAACTGTTGAAGATGATGGTGGTgataaatggggggggggggggttgggtatATGAAAGCATTTCTGTTTTGCTGTAGTTGTCGTTTGCTGGTGTTTCCGTCCGTCTGTGGATCATGCTCATCATGGTGAATCAAGCCTTTGCTGGATATACTGTATAACTGTTCAATCTCCATCGCTGTCTATGGGATGTGCCTGTGTTGAGCCGAAATGGCCGCCATTGTACGTCTTCGAGCCAAGATGGCTGCTGAAGCTCGTTTGAGGCAAAATGGCAGCGGCGCAGCTTTTTGCACTCCCAGGCTCCAGTTCTCCCATCCTCGTATTGTGCTGCGCGTCTAGGATGAACAACATGACAGGCCCAGTCATACGTGCTGCGCTGCATATAATACTCCTTTTGAAAGACACATTTTTAGCATTTTCTTCACAGGAAAAAAAGAAAACCTACTATATCAGGATGCTGGGtctttggctttgtgttttaatGCTTTCCAGTCCAGAAGCGGATGGTGATCGTATGTGGACTTCTGACTTGTTGCTGGCTGTAAGCCATTTCCATATGCGTGTATTTTTCCTGTGTCTTTAAGGGGCTGGTGTATTTCCCTACTTGGATTAAAGACTTGGAGGTGGAAGTGGGGTTTTATGGGACATACTGCCATGGTTAAGTGTTTTATGTGCATGCTTACTGACTGTGTGCTCTCTTGTGGGCTGAATTTCTATCCTCTCTGCGAAACTCTTTGACACTCCTTTAGTCAACGAGAGCCCAAGCCACTGAAAACTCCATCCATTTTGTTTTGTGGATGAACAAAATGCTCTTTTAAAATGTTGCCCTAATATATTTGGTTGTATGTTCCATCAGTATTTGATAGTCTCATCTGTTTACATGCTCTCAGCGCTAAGACAAGTGGACCCGTAAGAATTGAATGCCTGTATATTGCACCTGTGTGCCAAACATACAATTGTGGTGGTCTTGGCAGGGCTGTATTCACTTGGACCCAAACGGGACAAAACAAGGAGGGACCTAACTGAATTCGTAGAAATAGAAACTCTTGAtttttgttgcaaaacattttccgTTGCAAAATCTTGTTTTCTGTACATTCCATAATAAAAAtgcattctgtctctctctcacacacacaccactcctctGACTGAGAGGGTTGTGTCACTTCCTGTGTGTGTCACATGAGTAAGCATTCCCAGGGTAGACATGCATGAGAGTGTGGAGGGAAGTTTCAGTCATCCACAGAATTAACAGGGAAAGTGAGAACATGATTTCACCCTACTCAAAGGAACCTATTGACTCAGACAGCTGTGTTGATAGGGTTTACTGCTCCGTGGCcagttgagtcattttcttttcaTATTGAATAAAGATCACAATGGTGGGCAGTGGGAATAGAGGACATGCTTATCAGACGTCGTACTGTAATATAGATGCATGTATCAAAGGGGTTACGGGAGACTATAGGGACTTTTTGGATATAGAATgcctcccaaattgcaccctattccctatgtagtgcactacttttgaccaggacccatatggcTCTGGGGGGGAAatgtgtgcactatgtagggaatagggtgccatttgggatacgaTGTCACCATGTTCTAATAATTGTTTATTGCACAGGCGGAAAGAGTAATCAGACACTGTTCTCAGTTTGATCGACATGAAATGTTTAATTATGATCCAATTATTATCCACGTCCAATGGTGTTGGTGGCATGCCCCGAGACTCTTCTGGATGAGATTTGTGCCATAAGGATGATTATTGTCAGGGACTTGTAGATAACAGGGAAATCGCTGCTCTTTTTAAGTTCATGACAGTGGAGGAGGATTGGCGTAAAAACTCCCAGAACTAAGGGATGTGTATATATCCTTTCGTCTGATAATAGGATCGCCTTGTGGACATATTGAATATCAAATCAGAATACGTGCATTATCTGTACAGATAGTGAGTGCATATTGGTGATTTGCTCTATACTGATGTGCTATATGCTGTGAGTGCAAAACGAACTCAAATCGAGTAACGGTTTCGCGATCCAGGGCCTGTATGCGGTCTACAAATCAAAAAGACTACGACGTGTGTTGCCGCTTACTGTAACAGAGACTGTTTTGTATCATGAACTGAATAAAGGTTTTGCTTTTACCATCTCAAAACAATATTTTGCATGTGTCTTATTCACTAAACGCATGTCCAATTCTGTGGCGTCACTTGTATTCTAACTTCAGGCCCGGGTTCTAAATCACATTTCTATCCAGATTAAAACATGATGCAAGGCACAAGTGAATGGTTTATGTATGGCCTCAACATTGAGGTGCATGTGGGTGCTATTACTGTAGCTCCCCTCAAAGAATCAAAATCGGGATTCACACTCCTAGGAATTTGCTTACGGTATTTATTCAGTGAGTTATAGATATTGTCCAACACGTGACCGGAAAATCGTATCGCAGAAGAGTTGACAATCAAAGCACAAGTAATACATATGTCAGTGTAAAGTCAACCATACTCTCTCAACGCTACACTGAGAACGTGTCGTGCCACATtccatcttttcagtctcttgtcaGGGAAAAGGGTTGGTCTGGGTAGGATTCCCCACTTACCtttagagagagaggacatgtaTACACTTATTGCAGCATTCTGTTGATGCCCTGGTTTTGCCTGCACCACAATGTGGAATAGAGGAAGGCCGTCTCCAACACACAGGACTATCCAAGGCCAATTCCATGTATTCAGCCTACAAGTTAAGACCTCGGTCATGTTCACTAGGCAAACGTTGAAGAAAAGATTCCGTTTGTTCTAAATAACATAATGCTATCTGAACATTCCGCAACGTTGTGCCCTGCTTAATGCGCCCCTCATTAATCCTGTAACACCGACCAGGTTACAAGAAAGAGGCAAATGTTACAAAGCCACGTCTTATGTAGGCCTAGTCTAATTGTAATCTCTGTTCACACTTGTGTTTGTTCTGACTAAGCTGTTACGAGATATTCACCAGTAATGACTTGCTTGACTCCTGATCAATATTTGCATTACAAGGCAACTGTACCAAATGAGCATCACCAGTTCGTTACAAGTgtaacctgttttcact is from Salvelinus alpinus chromosome 16, SLU_Salpinus.1, whole genome shotgun sequence and encodes:
- the ccdc50a gene encoding coiled-coil domain-containing protein 50 isoform X2 → MKEERKRQKQLEANFEEEYYEDKGAIRAPLDLDDKPRRPGSNSHSPESHPLTPGSRRDLSPKYVSFEPSRTRYPLYDSVEPSTSGRSRSPEHHLESRGGGSRGKHGDPYPEDHLSNSRGKHGGSYPDYHHPTEGRSRGKGGQRGRDPQGSQSTYPDSREPRRHREERGDEGERVVVRRKERPARPPPPSHNPVEGDEAWEREREREWEKDRQREPRRDEERERDAPRHEERSRDGQRHGQRSQDQEHSRDKHREKDRRRERTKSRERGLDEDYYEPIPSSHSRAWTVGGEEGPGDEGEWGPMARLHSGPSELCEEARSPRPGVMRGERRGHRDPGEGPSMGTERSYTHPAPREPGRIVQGGPGGRGAVVVGGEYGMGEATQGIAKLDLREQEILDMEVARKLQEEEVKASKMDKRAAQVAQDEEIARLLMEQDKKEYKKSREKEKQGMRPEERGMRLEERRRPEGGDFKSNSEEVVRTRSREEEYQRHRNHQKPARPPQPLPHDYENVETSYSYSESHYSSRTPARPEAAYKGTYYRQ
- the ccdc50a gene encoding coiled-coil domain-containing protein 50 isoform X1, with the translated sequence MAEFPIDQNKLPGVKEVCRDFAVLEDHCLAHNLQEQEIESHLASNVHKSRLVQQDVALAKQLQEEEDRRAQAKAKRQHRDIERSDNEIAQEIQEELVRQAEQQRKQEEKDAAIARKLQEKEMKEERKRQKQLEANFEEEYYEDKGAIRAPLDLDDKPRRPGSNSHSPESHPLTPGSRRDLSPKYVSFEPSRTRYPLYDSVEPSTSGRSRSPEHHLESRGGGSRGKHGDPYPEDHLSNSRGKHGGSYPDYHHPTEGRSRGKGGQRGRDPQGSQSTYPDSREPRRHREERGDEGERVVVRRKERPARPPPPSHNPVEGDEAWEREREREWEKDRQREPRRDEERERDAPRHEERSRDGQRHGQRSQDQEHSRDKHREKDRRRERTKSRERGLDEDYYEPIPSSHSRAWTVGGEEGPGDEGEWGPMARLHSGPSELCEEARSPRPGVMRGERRGHRDPGEGPSMGTERSYTHPAPREPGRIVQGGPGGRGAVVVGGEYGMGEATQGIAKLDLREQEILDMEVARKLQEEEVKASKMDKRAAQVAQDEEIARLLMEQDKKEYKKSREKEKQGMRPEERGMRLEERRRPEGGDFKSNSEEVVRTRSREEEYQRHRNHQKPARPPQPLPHDYENVETSYSYSESHYSSRTPARPEAAYKGTYYRQ
- the ccdc50a gene encoding coiled-coil domain-containing protein 50 isoform X3, whose product is MAEFPIDQNKLPGVKEVCRDFAVLEDHCLAHNLQEQEIESHLASNVHKSRLVQQDVALAKQLQEEEDRRAQAKAKRQHRDIERSDNEIAQEIQEELVRQAEQQRKQEEKDAAIARKLQEKEMKEERKRQKQLEANFEEEYYEDKGGRIVQGGPGGRGAVVVGGEYGMGEATQGIAKLDLREQEILDMEVARKLQEEEVKASKMDKRAAQVAQDEEIARLLMEQDKKEYKKSREKEKQGMRPEERGMRLEERRRPEGGDFKSNSEEVVRTRSREEEYQRHRNHQKPARPPQPLPHDYENVETSYSYSESHYSSRTPARPEAAYKGTYYRQ